The following proteins come from a genomic window of Aspergillus luchuensis IFO 4308 DNA, chromosome 3, nearly complete sequence:
- a CDS encoding putative VPS9 domain protein (COG:S;~EggNog:ENOG410PHZ6;~InterPro:IPR027267,IPR037191,IPR002110,IPR020683, IPR003123,IPR036770,IPR001683,IPR036871;~PFAM:PF00787,PF02204,PF13857;~go_function: GO:0005515 - protein binding [Evidence IEA];~go_function: GO:0035091 - phosphatidylinositol binding [Evidence IEA]), with protein MHPLNPFLRAFFRSTVPGQCIPTENHVLLVPVTESLVGSRDRESSLYYSDLVVSEEFLGSHTLRIPVSTGAGGGKDDSNIRDSRGKAKQVTTVNGRTVIIKENSVYSNKGFKSLSQAQLLSDALYYNNSNDSQPWLIYYISRPLIGSFDPGKIVTAVVPGMLPKRDIIGNGMKSSESVSSPPKKEIKTFGELLAHFPMIARQMQPGLERLFKEFGKELGKPLPPPPSRSPLIFDEYERKQNNNEITADESASIRSSASRSREGLPFNSEEYFEDDEDLMRRSLETAVTAAIDLFRLVDKQQLSFLGATTDLTGPLVERLIERYVAEQVHESLLFPRLCSFRQPEDAELDSRIRYMENIDISQVGIVVDGGREGKRELLQRIGRAVEEFRKMLDAKCPHDMLSTLLQTIKLLSYPGNYDRAGSLASEKQYAPVTINADILVSLLLVVVIRSQVKNLQARLMYMQHFIYIDDVDSGEMGYALSTLEAVLTYLVTDSAGLRRASIRNRRLWNATKGGRVVDMKAILEPNGDQESLDEVPCEPEERTVAFRTHDEDNLCQSPHEPLLLQDAPFEMSVPSGTTHDEEPSEPPPLSHVFPFQTWTNTAPPKEIRRPVKKVSMDVRSLSESSGISLASRTTGMGSISSAIEGDSSIETLTKTQDPAGDSIPMMAVESRQPDALKYLLSLQDYYPLADILEDTNTNGTTLLSAAVQLAHVEMVDILLNFLFSSTDKHTIASYLQKSDMHGRTVAHYLFSTPSVMHRLEGLLPWCQRDKHGQTPLFALCRSYDHPDYNSMVKEALTAAQIAQGDGKPLRLDNHVDSRGNTLLHIVSDPEITIRLLQECDCDPNATNDKRFTPLMMASKYGRIDQVRILFMDPRVDVHLKESRGLTAVELAKDDEVRNRIDDLILLSNPPSAYDEQSGRVTTVVRSYFVEDATVRFVLKSGAPNPTINSAESRPASGTTFTVTTCRRTFSDFENLAKCLSIEHPASYMPSLSDFRSPFQIHSKPSRSVLHDMQEKLDRFLKVLLTHPTFATHEMLWEFFLVPELQPEMMADRSQRKAQVLTESINDDYEPVTPEGMRETEQFVSHAQDMVRAVHVNTRSLLRRGHALQNSASDIADAVALCASVISTLKEPTNALPASYVDAFTRYATHLSTSSSDSSPLLQFLTALTSIDNTTTAILASLSRPISLINNLSSTNRNLSRNRSSLVSSSLPRKFNINFPGLEESRQKSVRDLETKIQDSELQIARLSREITWNKDVVVGELAGWTTWREKVGRDAIRSFVRATLVRERERGKRLERCLRGVREMR; from the exons ATGCACCCTCTAAATCCCTTTCTCCGTGCCTTCTTCCGAAGCACAGTTCCGGGGCAGTGTATACCCACCGAGAATCAT GTCCTCCTAGTACCTGTCACGGAATCGCTGGTCGGCTCGCGTGACCGCGAGTCATCCCTCTACTACTCCGATCTCGTCGTATCCGAAGAATTCTTGGGAAGCCATACCTTGCGAATACCAGTGTCCACCGGGGCCGGCGGGGGAAAGGATGACTCAAATATACGAGATAGCCGGGGCAAGGCCAAACAAGTGACGACGGTCAATGGGCGCACGGTTATTATCAAGGAGAACTCGGTGTACAGTAACAAAG GCTTCAAGTCCCTGAGCCAAGCCCAGCTGTTATCCGATGCGCTGtactacaacaacagcaacgacTCTCAACCATGGCTGATCTACTACATTTCACGGCCGTTGATCGGCTCATTCGATCCCGGAAAGATCGTCACTGCTGTAGTGCCGGGCATGCTACCAAAGCGCGATATCATAGGCAACGGCATGAAGTCTAGCGAGTCCGTTTCGTCGCcgccgaagaaggagatAAAGACATTTGGAGAACTCCTTGCGCACTTCCCGATGATTGCCCGACAGATGCAACCTGGATTGGAGAGATTGTTCAAGGAATTTGGAAAGGAGCTGGGGAAACCGTTGCCACCTCCGCCGTCTCGTTCGCCCCTCATATTCGACGAATACGAACGGAAGCAGAACAACAATGAGATAACCGCCGACGAATCTGCTTCTATCCGTAGTTCAGCTTCTCGCAGTAGGGAGGGCCTGCCCTTCAACTCCGAAGAGTActtcgaggatgacgaggatctGATGCGTCGAAGTCTGGAGACAGCTGTTACTGCCGCAATTGACTTGTTTCGTTTAGTGGATAAGCAGCAATTGTCTTTCCTAGGTGCCACCACCGATCTAACGGGACCGTTGGTGGAAAGGCTTATCGAGCGCTACGTCGCTGAGCAGGTGCATGaatctcttctcttccctcgTCTTTGCAGTTTCCGCCAGCCAGAAGACGCAGAGCTAGACTCTAGGATTCGTTACATGGAAAACATCGACATCTCGCAAGTGGGCATAGTTGTCGATGGTGGACGAGAGGGTAAGCGGGAGTTGTTACAGCGTATCGGGAGAGCAGTGGAAGAGTTCCGCAAAATGCTAGACGCCAAGTGCCCCCATGACATGTTGAGCACTCTACTTCAGACAATCAAGCTTCTGTCTTATCCAGGGAATTACGATAGAGCGGGGTCTCTTGCATCGGAAAAGCAATACGCGCCGGTAACGATCAACGCTGATATTCTGGTTTcattgctgctggttgtggtcATCAGATCCCAAGTGAAGAACCTGCAGGCGAGGCTGATGTACATGCAACATTTCATATACATCGACGATGTTGACAGTGGTGAAATGGGCTATGCGCTGAGCACTCTCGAAGCTGTTCTTACCTACCTGGTGACTGATTCCGCGGGTCTCCGGCGAGCCAGTATTCGGAACAGGCGCTTATGGAATGCAACTAAAGGCGGACGTGTCGTGGACATGAAGGCCATATTAGAGCCAAATGGCGATCAGGAGTCGCTAGACGAAGTCCCATGTGAGCCCGAAGAAAGAACTGTTGCGTTTCGGACGCATGACGAGGATAATCTTTGTCAAAGTCCACATGAGCCCTTGCTTTTGCAGGATGCACCGTTCGAAATGAGTGTTCCTAGTGGGACAACGCATGATGAGGAACCCTCCGAGccacctcccctttctcATGTGTTTCCTTTCCAGACGTGGACGAACACGGCCCCTCCGAAAGAGATCCGACGCCCTGTGAAGAAGGTTTCTATGGATGTCCGCAGCCTGTCTGAATCATCTGGGATATCTTTGGCTTCCCGGACAACGGGAATGGGCTCAATTTCAAGCGCGATCGAGGGGGACAGTTCAATTGAGACATTGACGAAAACGCAAGATCCTGCAGGCGACTCGATTCCGATGATGGCCGTAGAAAGCCGCCAGCCAGACGCCTTGAAATACCTGCTGAGCCTTCAAGATTACTATCCGCTGGCGGATATTCTCGAGGACACAAATACAAATGGAACCACATTACTTAGTGCTGCTGTTCAGCTTGCTCACGTCGAAATGGTGGACATTCTGCTGAACTTCCTATTCAGTTCAACGGATAAGCACACCATTGCATCGTACCTACAAAAGTCAGACATGCATGGGCGTACGGTTGCACACTACCTCTTCAGCACGCCATCGGTAATGCATAGGTTGGAGGGACTGCTGCCGTGGTGTCAACGCGACAAGCATGGACAGACGCCACTGTTCGCTCTATGCAGGTCTTACGATCACCCGGACTACAACTCAATGGTGAAAGAAGCACTCACGGCCGCCCAAATTGCCCAAGGTGATGGCAAGCCCTTGCGCCTCGATAATCATGTCGACTCTAGAGGCAATACATTGTTGCATATCGTTAGCGACCCGGAAATTACCATCCGCCTCTTGCAAGAATGTGACTGTGATCCAAATGCAACAAATGATAAAAGGTTCACTCCTCTCATGATGGCCAGCAAGTACGGCCGCATCGATCAGGTCAGGATCCTTTTCATGGACCCCAGAGTTGATGTTCACTTAAAAGAAAGCCGTGGTTTGACTGCTGTCGAACTTGCTAAGGACGATGAAGTGCGCAATCGCATTGACGatctcattcttctctccaaCCCCCCATCAGCCTACGACGAGCAGTCTGGTCGTGTCACGACGGTGGTGCGCTCATACTTTGTTGAGGATGCGACAGTCCGCTTTGTTCTCAAGTCCGGTGCCCCGAATCCAACCATCAACTCAGCAGAGTCCCGTCCTGCGTCAGGGACAACATTCACAGTTACCACATGCCGTCGCACGTTTTCTGACTTTGAGAACCTTGCAAAGTGCCTGTCCATCGAGCATCCCGCTTCCTATATGCCGTCTCTGTCCGACTTCCGTAGCCCTTTCCAGATTCATTCCAAACCGTCCCGCTCTGTGCTCCATGACATGCAAGAGAAGCTCGACAGGTTCCTCAAGGTCTTGCTCACACATCCAACTTTCGCCACTCACGAGATGTTGTGGGAGTTCTTTCTGGTTCCCGAACTGCAGCCCGAGATGATGGCAGACCGCTCGCAGCGCAAAGCCCAGGTTCTCACGGAGTCCATCAACGACGACTACGAACCCGTCACACCCGAAGGCATGCGCGAGACAGAGCAATTCGTCTCTCACGCCCAGGACATGGTCCGCGCCGTCCACGTCAACACTCGCAGTCTGCTTCGTCGCGGCCACGCTCTCCAAAACTCTGCATCCGACATTGCAGACGCCGTGGCCCTCTGTGCCTCCGTTATCTCAACCCTCAAGGAACCGACCAACGCGCTACCAGCCTCCTATGTCGACGCGTTCACCCGCTATGCAACCCATCTCTCCACTTCATCTTCCgactcttctcctctccttcaattCCTCACGGCCCTGACCTCAATCGACAACACCACAACCGCCATCCTAGCATCCCTCTCTCGTCCCATTTCCCTCATAAACAACCTATCCTCCACAAACAGAAACCTCTCCCGCAACCGCTCATCCCTCGtatcctcttcccttccccggAAATTTAACATCAATTTCCCGGGCCTCGAAGAATCCCGCCAAAAGTCTGTCCGCGACCTCGAAACCAAGATCCAGGACTCCGAACTCCAGATCGCTCGTCTCTCCCGCGAAATCACCTGGAACAAGGACGTGGTTGTCGGCGAACTAGCAGGCTGGACCACCTGGCGCGAGAAAGTCGGACGAGATGCCATCCGCTCCTTCGTCCGAGCAACCTTAGTCCGAGAACGCGAACGAGGGAAGCGCCTAGAGCGGTGTTTGCGTGGAGTGCGCGAGATGCGATAG
- a CDS encoding mitochondrial 37S ribosomal protein uS11m (BUSCO:EOG092654QZ;~COG:J;~EggNog:ENOG410PQ9W;~InterPro:IPR036967,IPR001971;~PFAM:PF00411;~go_component: GO:0005840 - ribosome [Evidence IEA];~go_function: GO:0003735 - structural constituent of ribosome [Evidence IEA];~go_process: GO:0006412 - translation [Evidence IEA]), protein MNSTFVTALSRALPTVGRSCQIRAPAFRLTRSFSSTPAILENAKEKTRQIEREILNTPAEKQPAQENASFSAITKMMQGEKVRSNQGVSRDYSRMAESLEAELINQPYADRSPPYHLHVYCHKHNTIMTLTRPNGDPMLAKSCGHLGFRKSKRSGYEAAHQLASHVFGQIQERGFLLEIKRLEIIFRDFGQGREAVTKVLLGNEGRNIRGLVCRVTDSTRLKFGGSRSPRNVWDKNKGMLS, encoded by the exons ATGAACTCGACATTCGTTACTGCCCTGTCGAGGGCTCTGCCTACCGTTGGCCGCTCGTGTCAGATCCGTGCCCCTGCTTTCCGTCTTACGAGATCCTTTTCATCGACTCCCGCGATCCTTGAAAATGCAAAGGAGAAGACCCGTCAAATCGAGAGAGAGATCTTGAACACCCCTGCGGAGAAGCAACCCGCCCAAGAGAATGCATCCTTCTCTGCGATCACCAAGATGATGCAGGGTGAGAAGGTTCGCTCAAACCAGGGTGTGAGTCGTGACTACTCCCGGATGGCCGAGAGCCTGGAAGCAGAGTTGATCAACCAGCCGTATGCCGATCGGTCTCCTCCTTACCACCTACATGTCTACTGCCACAAGCACAACACCATCATGACATTGACACGGCCGAATGGAGACCCAATGTTGGCTAAGAGCTGCGGTCACCTTGGATTCCGCAAGTCTAAGCGTTCCGGTTACGAAGCCGCCCACCAGCTGGCGTCGCACGTCTTTGGCCAGATACAAGAAAGGGGCTTTTTGTTGGAAATCAAGCGCTTGGAAATTATCTTCCGTGATTTCGGACAAGGCCGTGAGGCTGTCACCAAGGTTTTGCTCGGTAACGAAGGACGGAACATCCGCGGCTTGGTTTGTCGGGTGACGGACTCCACCAGACTCAAGTTTGGTGGTTCGAGAAGCCCCAGG AACGTCTGGGACAAGAACAAGGGCATGCTTTCATGA
- the tim44 gene encoding protein translocase subunit TIM44 (BUSCO:EOG09262ESR;~COG:U;~EggNog:ENOG410PFS6;~InterPro:IPR039544,IPR032710,IPR007379;~PFAM:PF04280) translates to MISATRMSVTARAATLRSQVPTLKTAAVSQRSLIQSCSYATSRNTLLNSQRADRPVSQLVSPFAALPLTRSFHVVAPRLQQQQQKDKQEQQEKQEKQSEEPNQEKEEKSEGESKKEGKKDAPPPPPHGDKSPWQVFRETLQTEFKASKEWNESTKALASSAHQFSENENIKKARAAYEAASGAATSKTATALKTTGKAIGTSAAWTWNTPVVKGIRKGVNVTGSGIEKVTRPVRETEAYKSAVGGVKNAIDDGSSSRYGGYIEKEERRKQRKLREEAELKAGRRVEPMVEDPNAGTNVTLHKDSAWKESWRDFKDSNPMMQKLFTLKESYEESENPLISTARSISDRVAGFFAENETARVIKKFREMDPNFQMEAFLREMREYILPEVLDAYVKGDVETLKLWLSDAQFHVYAALAQQYTTAGLKSDGRILDVRGVDVSHARMLEPGDIPVFVVTCRSQEVHVYKNVKTGELAAGMEDKVQLVTYAIGLTRIPEDVNNPETRGWRLIELQKAARDYI, encoded by the exons ATGATCTCGGCTACCAGGATGTCGGTCACCGCGCGGGCGGCCACCCTACGGTCTCAGGTGCCGACTCTGAAGACCGCTGCTGTGTCCCAGCGCTCTTTGATTCAGTCCTGCTCTTACGCTACATCACGAAACACCCTCTTGAACAGCCAGCGCGCGGACCGTCCCGTTTCTCAACTCGTTTCCCCGTTCGCTGCTCTCCCTCTGACCAGATCCTTCCACGTCGTCGCCCCTCGcttgcaacagcagcagcagaaggataAGCAGGAGCAACAAGAaaagcaggagaagcagTCGGAGGAGCCCAAccaggagaaagaggagaagagcgaAGGGGAgtcgaagaaggaaggaaagaaggatgcgcctccgccgcccccCCATGGTGACAAGTCTCCCTGGCAGGTGTTCAGAGAGACTCTCCAGACGGAGTTCAAGGCTTCGAAGGAGTGGAATGAGTCGACAAAGGCTCTTGCTTCGTCTGCTCACCAGTTCTCCGAGAacgagaacatcaagaaggctCGTGCCGCTTATGAAGCCGCCTCTGGAGCCGCCACCTCCAAGACTGCGACTGCCCTCAAGACCACCGGAAAGGCCATTGGCACTAGTGCCGCATGGACCTGGAACACTCCTGTTGTCAAGGGTATCAGAAAAGGTGTCAACGTCACTGGCTCTGGTATTGAGAAGGTCACAAGACCTGTCAGAGAAACCGAGGCTTACAAGAGTGCCGTGGGTGGTGTGAAGAATGCCATCGATGATGGTAGCAGCTCTCGCTACGGTGGTTacatcgagaaggaggagcgtCGGAAGCAGCGCAAGCTGCGTGAAGAGGCTGAGCTCAAGGCTGGTCGCCGTGTCGAGCCGATGGTTGAGGATCCCAA TGCCGGAACCAACGTTACCCTCCACAAGGACTCTGCCTGGAAGGAATCGTGGCGCGACTTTAAGGACTCCAACCCTATGATGCAGAAGCTCTTCACCCTCAAGGAGTCCTACGAGGAGTCGGAGAACCCCTTGATCAGCACCGCGCGCAGCATCTCCGACCGTGTTGCTGGTTTCTTCGCCGAGAACGAGACCGCTCGTGTCATCAAGAAGTTCCGTGAGATGGACCCCAACTTCCAGATGGAAGCCTTCCTCAGAGAGATGCGTGAATACATCCTGCCCGAAGTGCTTGACGCCTACGTCAAGGGAGACGTTGAGACCCTGAAGCTGTGGCTCTCCGATGCTCAGTTCCATGTCTACGCTGCTCTTGCCCAGCAGTACACTACTGCCGGCCTCAAGTCGGATGGCCGTATCCTCGATGTCCGTGGCGTTGATGTTTCCCACGCCCGCATGCTGGAGCCCGGCGACATCCCCGTGTTCGTTGTGACTTGCCGCTCCCAGGAGGTTCACGTTTACAAGAACGTGAAGACGGGCGAGCTGGCTGCCGGCATGGAGGATAAGGTCCAGCTGGTCACCTACGCCATCGGTCTGACACGGATACCCGAGGATGTCAACAACCCGGAGACCCGGGGTTGGAGATTGATCGAGCTGCAGAAGGCCGCTCGTGACTACATCTAA
- a CDS encoding putative Hsc70 cochaperone (SGT) (COG:S;~EggNog:ENOG410PH4Z;~InterPro:IPR011990,IPR032374,IPR019734,IPR006636, IPR013026;~PFAM:PF13176,PF13181,PF16546,PF13414;~go_function: GO:0005515 - protein binding [Evidence IEA]), with protein sequence MAPTESKKRLALAIIDFLGASLKDGTLTADDAESIEIAQSCIADTFKVDPSNEAAVKDAVGGQSLASIYSVYEKLRNKPTGDSAKSAESQKPAAGAPTPESDKLKSEGNGAMARNDYTTAIDLYTQALAIAPSNPIYLSNRAAAYSAAGQHEKAAEDAELATAVDPKYSKAWSRLGLARFDLADYHGAKEAYEKGIEAEGNGGSEAMKRGLETTKRKIEEAKRSTEPPADAVDDAAGASRGGGGMPDLSSLASMLGGGGGGGGMPDLSSIMSNPMFASMAQNLMSNPDMLNNLMSNPQLRQMAENYGRGGGMPDMSSLMSDPNIADMARNMMGGGAGRGNQ encoded by the exons ATG GCTCCTACAGAGTCCAAGAAGCGCCTCGCGCTTGCCATCATTGACTTCCTCGGTGCCAGCTTGAAGGATGGCACCCTGACCGCCGACGATGCCGAATCCATCGAGATCGCCCAGTCCTGTATCGCCGATACCTTCAAGGTTGATCCCTCCAACGAGGCTGCTGTGAAGGATGCCGTGGGTGGTCAGTCTCTGGCCAGCATCTACAGTGTCTACGAGAAGCTTCGCAACAAGCCCACCGGCGACTCTGCCAAGTCTGCCGAAAGCCAGAAGCCCGCGGCTGGCGCTCCCACCCCCGAGTCCGATAAGCTGAAGTCCGAGGGTAACGGTGCCATGGCCCGCAACGACTACACCACCGCTATCGACCTTTACACCCAGGCTCTGGCTATTGCTCCCTCGAACCCCATCTACCTCTCCAACCGGGCTGCTGCCTATTCCGCGGCTGGACAGCACGAGAAGGCGGCCGAGGATGCTGAGCTCGCCACTGCTGTTGACCCCAAGTACTCCAAGGCCTGGAGCCGTCTGGGACTGGCTCGCTTCGACTTGGCTGATTACCACGGTGCTAAGGAGGCCTACGAGAAGGGTATTGAGGCCGAGGGCAATGGTGGTAGTGAGGCCATGAAGCGGGGTCTGGAGACTACTAAGCGCAAGATTGAGGAGGCCAAGCGTAGCACCGAGCCTCCCgctgatgctgttgatgatgctgctggtgcttcccgtggtggtggcggtatGCCtgatctctcttcccttGCTAGCATGctcggaggaggtggcggcggcggcggtatGCCCGACCTCAGCTCCATCATGAGCAACCCTATGTTCGCCAGCATGGCCCAGAACCTGATGAGCAACCCTGATATGCTTAACAACCTCATGAGCAACCCCCAGCTGAGACAGATGGCTGAGAACTACGGCCGTGGCGGTGGTATGCCCGACATGTCCTCTTTGATGAGTGACCCCAACATTGCCGATAT GGCTCGGAACATGATGGGCGGCGGTGCCGGACGTGGAAACCAGTAA